From a single Brassica napus cultivar Da-Ae chromosome C9, Da-Ae, whole genome shotgun sequence genomic region:
- the LOC111209459 gene encoding uncharacterized protein LOC111209459 — MYEASRELVWLRNMTGHILKESGLAVGKEKEEPTIICEDNVACIAQLKDGYVKGDRTKHILPKFFFTHDLQKAKEVEVVQVRSSDNSADLFTKSLSTSTFKKLVHQIGMRQLKDLQ, encoded by the coding sequence atgtatgaagcaagccgagagcttGTGTGGTTGAGGAATATGACCGGCCATATCTTAAAGGAGAGTGGCTTGGCCGTgggaaaagaaaaggaagaaccaACGATCATCTGTGAGGACAATGTAGCCTGTATAGCTCAGCTCAAAGATGGATACGTTAAGGGAGATAGAACGAAACACAtcttgcctaagttcttcttcacccacgacctGCAGAAGGCTAAAGAAGTTGAAGTGGTTCAAGTTCGGTCCAGTGACAATTCGGCCGATCTGTTCACTAAGTCTCTGTCaacctcaacgttcaagaagctggttcatcagataggaatGCGCCAGTTGAAGGATCTTCaatga
- the LOC106448405 gene encoding uncharacterized protein LOC106448405 encodes MSGSKKPVFLSILLIMVMILSISQNINSVSDSAFAPTGEKRMFPKPLTCVADARKIPNCVESVKNFHFKNVTKECCIVLLGIPEDCIGILFPRRFVYRIMLKTTCKLLGITLQENSGILREKIVGMSSE; translated from the coding sequence ATGAGTGGAAGTAAAAAACCAGTGTTCCTATCCATTTTATTGATAATGGTAATGATTCTCtcaatttctcaaaatataaatagtgTTAGTGATTCTGCATTTGCTCCAACAGGAGAGAAAAGAATGTTCCCAAAGCCATTAACTTGTGTGGCAGATGCAAGAAAAATTCCGAACTGTGTCGAATCAGTGAAGAATTTCCATttcaaaaatgttacaaaaGAATGTTGCATAGTTTTACTCGGTATTCCTGAAGATTGTATTGGCATTTTGTTTCCTAGGCGTTTTGTTTATCGTATTATGCTTAAAACTACATGTAAGTTATTAGGtatcacactacaagaaaacagcggcatactgagggaaaaaatcgtcggtatgtcgtcggaataa